A window from Pseudomonas alloputida encodes these proteins:
- a CDS encoding flavin monoamine oxidase family protein — MNKKNRHPADGKKPITIFGPDFPFAFDDWLEHPAGLGSIPAERHGEEVAIVGAGIAGLVAAYELMKLGLKPVVYEASKLGGRLRSQAFNGTDGIVAELGGMRFPVSSTAFYHYVDKLGLETKPFPNPLTPASGSTVIDLEGQTYYAEKPTDLPQLFHEVADAWADALESGAQFADIQQAIRDRDVPRLKELWNKLVPLWDDRTFYDFVATSRSFAKLSFQHREVFGQVGFGTGGWDSDFPNSMLEIFRVVMTNCDDHQHLVVGGVEQVPQGIWRDVTERCVHWPEGTSLSTLHGGAPRTGVKRIARAADGRLAVTDNWGDTRHYSAVLATCQTWLLTTQIDCEESLFSQKMWMALDRTRYMQSSKTFVMVDRPFWKDKDPETGRDLLSMTLTDRLTRGTYLFDNGNDKPGVICLSYSWMSDALKMLPHPVEKRVQLALDALKKIYPKTDIAGHIIGDPITVSWEADPYFLGAFKGALPGHYRYNQRMYAHFMQQDMPAEQRGIFIAGDDVSWTPAWVEGAVQTSLNAVWGIMNHFGGHTHPDNPGPGDVFNEIGPIALAD; from the coding sequence ATGAACAAGAAGAACCGCCACCCCGCCGACGGCAAGAAGCCGATCACCATTTTCGGCCCGGACTTCCCTTTTGCTTTCGACGACTGGCTGGAACACCCGGCAGGCCTGGGCAGCATTCCGGCTGAGCGCCATGGGGAAGAGGTGGCCATTGTCGGTGCCGGTATCGCCGGCCTGGTAGCGGCCTACGAGCTGATGAAGCTGGGCCTCAAGCCGGTGGTGTACGAGGCTTCCAAGCTGGGCGGCCGGCTGCGCTCGCAAGCCTTCAATGGCACTGACGGGATCGTTGCCGAGCTGGGTGGCATGCGCTTCCCGGTGTCGTCCACCGCCTTCTACCACTACGTCGACAAGCTGGGCCTGGAGACCAAGCCCTTCCCCAACCCGCTGACCCCGGCTTCGGGCAGCACGGTGATCGACCTGGAAGGCCAGACCTACTACGCCGAGAAGCCCACCGACCTGCCGCAACTGTTTCATGAGGTAGCCGACGCTTGGGCCGATGCTCTGGAGAGCGGTGCGCAGTTCGCCGATATCCAGCAGGCCATCCGCGACCGTGATGTACCGCGCCTGAAGGAACTCTGGAACAAGCTGGTGCCACTGTGGGACGACCGCACCTTCTACGACTTCGTCGCCACCTCGCGCTCTTTTGCCAAGCTGAGCTTCCAGCACCGCGAAGTGTTCGGCCAGGTCGGTTTCGGCACCGGCGGTTGGGACTCGGACTTCCCCAACTCGATGCTGGAAATCTTCCGCGTGGTGATGACCAACTGCGACGACCACCAGCACCTGGTGGTCGGGGGCGTGGAACAAGTGCCACAAGGCATCTGGCGCGACGTAACGGAACGCTGCGTGCATTGGCCAGAGGGCACCAGCCTGAGCACGCTGCATGGCGGCGCACCGCGTACCGGGGTCAAGCGCATTGCCCGCGCCGCCGATGGCCGCCTGGCGGTCACCGACAACTGGGGCGATACCCGCCACTACAGCGCAGTACTCGCCACCTGCCAGACCTGGTTGCTGACCACCCAGATCGACTGCGAGGAATCGCTGTTCTCGCAAAAGATGTGGATGGCCCTGGACCGTACCCGCTACATGCAGTCGTCGAAAACCTTCGTCATGGTCGACCGCCCGTTCTGGAAGGACAAGGACCCGGAAACCGGCCGTGACCTGCTGAGCATGACCCTCACCGACCGCCTCACCCGCGGCACTTACCTGTTCGACAACGGCAACGACAAGCCCGGGGTGATCTGCCTGTCGTACTCGTGGATGAGCGACGCGCTGAAGATGCTGCCGCACCCGGTGGAAAAGCGCGTACAACTGGCCCTGGATGCGCTGAAGAAGATCTACCCGAAGACCGATATCGCCGGGCACATCATCGGCGACCCGATCACGGTTTCCTGGGAGGCCGACCCGTACTTCCTCGGCGCCTTCAAAGGCGCGCTTCCGGGCCATTACCGCTACAACCAGCGCATGTACGCGCACTTCATGCAGCAGGACATGCCGGCGGAGCAGCGCGGTATCTTCATTGCCGGTGACGACGTGTCATGGACCCCCGCCTGGGTTGAAGGCGCGGTGCAGACGTCGCTGAATGCGGTGTGGGGTATCATGAACCACTTTGGTGGCCACACCCACCCCGACAACCCCGGCCCGGGCGATGTGTTCAACGAAATCGGCCCGATCGCCCTGGCGGATTGA
- a CDS encoding carbon-nitrogen hydrolase family protein, with translation MRIALYQGAPKPLDVPGNLQRLRHQAQLAADRGAQLLVCPEMFLSGYNIGLAQVERLAEAADGPAAMTVVEIAQAHRIAIVYGYPERGDDGAIYNSVQLIDAHGRSLSNYRKTHLFGELDRSMFSPGADHFPVVELEGWKVGLLICYDIEFPENARRLALDGAELILVPTANMTPYDFTCQVTVRARAQENQCYLVYANYCGAEDEIEYCGQSSIIGPDGSLLAMAGRDECQLLAELEHERVVQGRRTFPYLTDLRQELHLRKG, from the coding sequence ATGCGCATCGCTCTGTACCAGGGCGCACCCAAGCCACTGGATGTGCCCGGCAACCTGCAACGGCTGCGCCACCAGGCGCAGTTGGCAGCCGACCGCGGCGCACAGTTGCTGGTGTGCCCGGAGATGTTCCTGTCCGGCTACAACATCGGCCTGGCCCAGGTCGAGCGCCTGGCCGAGGCCGCCGATGGCCCGGCAGCCATGACGGTGGTGGAGATTGCCCAGGCGCACCGTATCGCCATTGTCTATGGCTACCCGGAGCGCGGCGATGACGGGGCGATCTACAACAGCGTGCAGCTGATCGATGCGCATGGCCGCAGCCTGAGCAATTACCGCAAGACCCACCTGTTCGGTGAACTGGACCGCTCGATGTTCAGCCCTGGTGCGGACCACTTCCCGGTGGTGGAACTGGAAGGCTGGAAGGTTGGCCTGCTGATCTGCTACGACATCGAGTTCCCGGAGAACGCCCGACGCCTGGCGCTGGACGGCGCCGAGCTGATCCTGGTGCCGACGGCGAACATGACGCCGTACGACTTTACCTGCCAGGTGACCGTGAGGGCACGGGCGCAGGAAAACCAGTGCTACCTGGTATATGCCAACTACTGCGGCGCGGAAGACGAGATCGAGTATTGCGGGCAGAGCAGCATCATCGGCCCGGATGGCAGCTTGCTGGCCATGGCCGGGCGGGATGAGTGCCAGTTGTTGGCAGAGCTCGAGCATGAGCGGGTGGTGCAGGGGCGCAGAACGTTTCCCTACCTGACCGATTTGCGCCAGGAGCTGCACCTGCGTAAAGGCTGA
- a CDS encoding Lrp/AsnC family transcriptional regulator has translation MSDSRSITLDEIDRQLIALLQINARESVATLARHLGIARTTVNSRLERLEKNKVISGYGVRLGQSVIGGGLQAYVGIKVQPRSGKDVVRRLSAMGQVQQLCAVSGEFDYVAWLRTDSPEQLDQLLDQIGSVDGVEKTTTSIILSSKVDRGQPL, from the coding sequence ATGTCGGATTCCCGCTCCATCACGCTGGATGAAATCGATCGCCAGCTGATCGCCCTGCTGCAGATCAACGCCCGCGAAAGCGTCGCCACCCTCGCCCGCCATTTGGGCATCGCCCGCACCACCGTCAATTCGCGCCTGGAGCGGCTGGAGAAAAACAAGGTTATCTCTGGCTATGGCGTACGCCTGGGCCAGAGTGTGATAGGCGGCGGGTTGCAAGCGTATGTCGGGATCAAGGTGCAGCCACGCTCCGGCAAGGACGTGGTGCGGCGCCTGAGTGCCATGGGCCAGGTGCAGCAGCTGTGTGCGGTAAGCGGCGAATTCGACTATGTCGCCTGGCTGCGTACGGACTCGCCCGAGCAGCTGGATCAGTTGCTCGACCAGATTGGCAGTGTCGACGGGGTGGAGAAAACCACCACGTCGATCATTCTCAGCAGCAAGGTGGACCGTGGACAGCCGCTTTGA
- a CDS encoding serine acetyltransferase, with amino-acid sequence MNLDHLLECWRLEVSNKKRPGRPISLLFNVLRRARKDNKLRFLFAYRLAQYLDARGGLARRHARRMQQRLNLKYGVDIDIGAQIAPGLRIAHLPGVVITRYVSIGRNFFIRQNCSIGIKTLGLQEYALRIGDNVSMGANSCIVADRIDIGDDVVIGAMSLVTRDIPPGMTFYNPRQVEMRPGGD; translated from the coding sequence GTGAACCTTGACCACCTGCTCGAATGCTGGCGACTGGAAGTCTCCAACAAGAAAAGGCCCGGACGCCCTATCAGCCTGCTGTTCAACGTGCTGCGCCGCGCACGCAAGGACAACAAACTGCGTTTCCTCTTCGCCTATCGCCTGGCCCAGTACCTCGACGCCCGCGGCGGCCTTGCCCGGCGTCACGCCCGGCGCATGCAACAGCGGCTCAACCTCAAGTATGGGGTGGACATCGACATCGGCGCCCAGATTGCCCCTGGCCTGCGCATCGCGCACCTGCCGGGGGTGGTGATTACCCGGTACGTCAGCATCGGGCGCAACTTCTTCATCCGGCAGAACTGCTCGATCGGCATCAAGACCCTGGGGTTGCAGGAGTACGCACTGCGCATTGGTGACAACGTGAGCATGGGCGCCAACAGTTGCATCGTTGCTGATCGCATCGACATTGGCGATGACGTAGTGATCGGCGCGATGTCGTTGGTTACGCGGGATATTCCGCCTGGCATGACCTTCTACAACCCACGGCAGGTCGAGATGCGTCCGGGAGGGGATTAA